A window from Acidobacteriota bacterium encodes these proteins:
- a CDS encoding type II toxin-antitoxin system VapC family toxin, whose translation MIAVDTNVLARFYCDDPDDPEAARQRPLARRVMLESPAVFVPLTVVLEFEWVMRGFYQTGSSSFCRVVEHLLGMPHVTVERWEAVKDALDLHRRGLDFADALHWTCSGACTRFVSFDDRRFVRRARRLGLTPEVALPRER comes from the coding sequence ATGATCGCCGTCGACACGAACGTCCTCGCTCGCTTCTACTGCGACGATCCAGACGACCCCGAGGCGGCGCGCCAGCGGCCGCTGGCGCGTCGCGTGATGCTCGAATCCCCGGCGGTGTTCGTGCCTCTGACGGTCGTGCTCGAGTTCGAGTGGGTGATGCGCGGGTTCTACCAGACCGGTTCATCGTCCTTCTGCCGAGTGGTCGAGCATCTGCTGGGCATGCCGCACGTCACGGTTGAACGCTGGGAAGCCGTGAAAGACGCGTTGGATCTGCACCGCCGCGGGCTCGACTTCGCCGATGCGCTGCACTGGACCTGTAGTGGCGCCTGCACACGCTTCGTGAGCTTCGACGACCGCAGGTTCGTACGCCGTGCCCGCCGCCTGGGCCTGACTCCGGAGGTGGCATTGCCCCGCGAGCGATAG